In Nymphaea colorata isolate Beijing-Zhang1983 chromosome 10, ASM883128v2, whole genome shotgun sequence, the genomic stretch TATATATGCATTTGACAGACCTCAGAATAGATAAGTCTTAGGGATTCAGACTCTTAAATTTTTCAGATACCAATCTGTACTATGCCAAAAAAAAACCGAATCTATATGTTTTATAGATAAcctttattatttattaataatggattattaatatattattaaccCCACATGCAAAAGTACTCCTAAGAGACAAAGGGCCCCAAATTATTAAAAACATGTATTTAATGAGGCAAGCGTATCTACCATCTTGCCTTTGTTGACTTGCAAATCCCCATGCATTAAGAATTAAGGTGCGGAATCCTGTCGGCAGAGCTCTCTTTCTGCGTTCTGCAATGGAAGCcaccattttaattttttaaagaaacagGTGAGAGCCAAGGAGAAGGCTAATAATACTTTAGCACGGAAAGAAATGAAGACAACAGTTCTAAATTTCTAGTGTTCCCATGCACCTGTACTGATTCCACGTGAAAAACAAACTAAACTAATATCGATTGAATTCTTATTGGAAGGTCTAAAACCCGCAGCGACGGCACGTACGCCTGCTACAATACCTACAACTGGAGCTACGCAAGCTGCAACTGGTgatcttcaaataaaaatgcATTCAATTATTCGGGCAATAAATATGGGCTCTGATTCCTGCCATTCAGAATCTTCgactcttttaatttttgttattataagGCAAGGGACAAGACAAAGTTGGGTCTCTTACAGAAACTTTCAAAGAATTAGATGAGTGTTTGTTTTTTGAAGAGCTAGCCTCGTTCACTACAGCTGATGTATTATTGATAAGGAGCAAGACCATGGAAAAGTTTTTCATGAAGGGTGTGAATTAATTAAGCAGCAACATGTGGGAGTACCCTTTATGGAATCTTGATTCGATGTTCAAGATTTGAATGCCAATTCCCTTAAAGAGTCATGAACCGATCTCTTATGTGCTCCAAGAATCCTGATACTCAGAAGTTGCAATATCTTATGTCACTTCGAAATGATTTCACATGCAACTTCCTAGCTAGCTTCTTGATTTTTGCTTCCCAAATCGTTTGAAAGTCTAAAGCTACTGCCCCATTTCAATTCTCCTTTTGTCAATTGCATTTTTCTCGTCGGTATGGGCTCTGGATTTGCAAAGTCACGTACGTGGAAATGCTTTTATTCAATGGAAAGTTATCAAAGTCGCAATAGAATCGTATTTCGTCGGCTGCTTCAACAACCAATGCATAATGTATTGAAAAAGTTCTAGGTTTTTGTGTCCTGAATTAATGCATAAGATCTTGACATAAAAACAGAGTCggtatatatgttaatgtttcaTTAACGGCGAaatcatatttatataaatcCAAGAACCCAAACTACATGGATCAGCATTAATGGACAGCCGCCTACATGTTCTGCACATCTAGCATGCTCATCTTTGATCATTTGGCATACGGTTGAACTTTCATACTTCATAATTCTTCATCTGCATTCCATCTAATCAAGAAACAAGGGTAGACTCAGAGCTTTTCATGCCCACATGGATTCCCTCTTAGGTGCTTCACCATATGCATGGCTAGTTGATCCATAGTTAGCAAAGGGGAAGAGCTCGGCGTGTACCAAAGGCTTGCTGCCCATGTCTTCCAGAATTAATGGCAGTGAGATCGACTCCTGCTGCATCTGAATGCACAGTATCTCTGCTTGTGCAACTGCTAGTTGCATCTGCAACTGAGCGATCTGCTGCTGGAGGAAGGAGATTGCGCCTACGCAGCCGTAAACCGGATCCCGCACTCTTGCATTAGCTTCATAGACTAGGCTAGTCACCGCATCTGCTCTCTGTTGGACAGGAAGGTCCTGAAGAAGAGCATATTGAGCATCATAATTCCTTTACTGGAATAGTTGCGATTTTGTtgtcaaaagggaaaaaaacaggTGAAAAGACATGCACAGGACAGCCATATCGTGATTAATAGTCGTTGTGATTGTCATTGTCATCTCTTAGACTTTTAGGGGAGCCAACTACCAGAGCTGGAACATTTGTTTGGGAGTAGGAAAAAGGAGTTGGGAGAATAAGAACTGCTCGCTCGAATTGCAAGATTCACTCTGTAACACTTCTAAAGTATTGTAGTTATCAATCCTACTACCTTCTAACTAGCATTAGATTCAGGTTTCAACCGTCAAGAGGTCGTCCTTCCATTTTagctgtttttttctttgaatgaaaCCTACATGGAGAAACCCCGATCCCGGGTAGATGATAACACTTTTCTGAATCAAAGCTGCCACGGAATCAAGTAAAAGAgcagacaaaattgaaaaacactCCTGGACAATCTTAGCAGTTAGTGAATGTTCCTATGGTCGTTTCACTCAGATCTACAAATGCAGCTTGAGAATTCAATTCTTAAGCAGAGATTCAACGTTATGACCACATGGGGTAAAATTTTTTACTCTgcttcctcctctccttcccaTCTAAAGCTAAAACCTCTGTAATCTTCCAACAGAGTAGTTCATAGCTCAAATATTTGATGTAGCAGCAGTCACATTGCTCATGAACTCGTCACATAAGAGATATAATGCTCTATGCTGGCATGTCTTTGGGtcctcaactttttt encodes the following:
- the LOC116262768 gene encoding LOB domain-containing protein 12, with product MGGNPPCASCKLLRRRCAEGCIFAPFFPADDPVKFANVHKVFGASNVSKMLQDLPVQQRADAVTSLVYEANARVRDPVYGCVGAISFLQQQIAQLQMQLAVAQAEILCIQMQQESISLPLILEDMGSKPLVHAELFPFANYGSTSHAYGEAPKRESMWA